The following coding sequences are from one Epinephelus fuscoguttatus linkage group LG5, E.fuscoguttatus.final_Chr_v1 window:
- the LOC125888902 gene encoding pannexin-1-like, whose protein sequence is MAIAHVATEYVFSDFLLKDPNQAKYRNVRTELAVDKMVTCVAVGLPLLLISLAFAQEVSVGTQISCFAPTNFSWRQAAYVDSYCWASVHTHTLPLWLHKFFPYILLLVAVLMYTPALFWRFSAAPLLQSDLGFIMEELDRCYNRAVTLAKRMATSGLLTPDSDPTEGCFNYPLVEKFLMTKRCSRSMLFYYLLCRGLTLITLLCACIYLGYYLRLASVTDEFGCTLRVGLLASDPGVPDKVQCKLIAVGVFSLLSMVNLVLFIALIPVVIYASLRPLFCHGYARFLETYQSLPTVSVLPTPGGQLDDLSLYILFLEENLSELKSYKYIKVLELLRRRGDCSGENFDAMGLLQTLCLVKMDSVDANKSSGAAGKQDQVKTKATDSAASSTAANVGAAKNSCNRPKSAADNDSKIETEMKELSPLLPGNCDVTGSRSIQEETLRQRVV, encoded by the exons atggcCATCGCTCATGTGGCTACAGAGTATGTGTTCAGCGATTTTCTGCTGAAGGACCCGAACCAGGCTAAGTACCGCAATGTCCGAACTGAGCTAGCGGTGGACAAGATGGTGACCTGTGTGGCAGTGGGCCTGCCCCTCCTCCTTATCTCTCTAGCCTTTGCTCAAGAAGTCTCAGTAG gtactcagatcagctgttttGCTCCTACTAACTTCTCCTGGAGACAGGCTGCTTATGTCGATTCGTATTGCTGGGCatctgtacatacacacactctaccTCTGTGGCTGcacaag TTCTTTCCCTACATTCTCTTGCTGGTGGCTGTGTTGATGTACACTCCGGCGTTGTTCTGGAGGTTTTCTGCTGCACCCCTCCTGCAGTCAGACCTCGGCTTCATCATGGAGGAGCTGGACCGGTGTTATAACCGCGCTGTGACTCTGGCCAAACGCATGGCCACCTCAGGACTGCTCACCCCAGACAG CGACCCCACCGAGGGCTGTTTCAATTACCCGCTGGTGGAGAAGTTTCTGATGACCAAGCGCTGCTCACGGTCGATGCTATTTTACTACCTGCTGTGTCGCGGCCTGACTCTCATCACCCTCCTTTGTGCCTGCATCTACCTGGGCTACTACCTCCGCTTGGCCTCCGTCACAGATGAGTTTGGCTGCACACTGCGTGTTGGCCTGCTTGCCTCTGACCCAGGCGTCCCCGACAAAGTGCAGTGTAAGCTCATCGCTGTGGGAGTCTTCTCTTTGCTGAG CATGGTCAACTTGGTCTTGTTCATAGCGCTGATTCCTGTGGTGATCTATGCCAGTCTCCGTCCCCTCTTCTGCCATGGATACGCCCGCTTCCTGGAAACCTACCAGTCACTGCCCACTGTGAGCGTGCTGCCCACCCCTGGTGGCCAATTGGATGATCTCTCTCTGTATATCCTGTTTCTGGAGGAGAACCTCAGCGAATTGAAGTCCTACAAATACATCAAG GTGTTGGAGTTGTTGAGGAGACGTGGCGATTGCTCTGGAGAAAACTTTGATGCCATGGGTCTTCTGCAGACCCTCTGCCTGGTGAAGATGGACAGTGTGGATGCGAATAAATCTTCCGGTGCTGCAGGGAAACAGGATCAAGTCAAGACGAAAGCAACCGACTCTGCCGCCAGCTCCACAGCAGCCAACGTTGGAGCAGCAAAGAATAGCTGCAACCGTCCGAAATCAGCCGCAGATAACGACAGCAAGATTGAAACTGAGATgaaag AGCTCTCTCCCTTGCTGCCAGGAAACTGCGACGTAACAGGCAGTAGAAGCATCCAGGAGGAGACTCTCCGGCAGCGAGTGGTGTGA